One stretch of Saccharopolyspora erythraea DNA includes these proteins:
- a CDS encoding pectate lyase has translation MTLPAIRFVRPRKLLSALAVSALAAATMAATAAGGAADAPPPRADVPVDATIEVGAGEVFDGNNDRYFGVGDLGDGGQGEDQPAMFELADGATLSDVVIGAPAADGVHCLGACTLRNVVWEDVGEDAATFKGEDAGATMTIEGGSAARAEDKVFQHNGAGTVIIRNFAVSGFGKLYRACGNCGNNPQERHVRLENVTATAPGGSLAGINVNYGDTATFSGITVAGDREMEICGWYEGVTDGEPDHVGSGPSDQCKYDPDDIRYE, from the coding sequence ATGACGCTTCCCGCGATCAGGTTCGTGCGACCCCGCAAACTGCTTTCCGCCTTGGCGGTGTCCGCGCTCGCCGCGGCGACGATGGCCGCGACGGCCGCCGGCGGTGCCGCCGACGCTCCTCCGCCCCGCGCCGACGTGCCGGTGGACGCCACCATCGAGGTCGGGGCCGGTGAGGTCTTCGACGGCAACAACGACCGCTACTTCGGGGTGGGCGACCTCGGCGACGGCGGCCAGGGCGAGGACCAGCCCGCGATGTTCGAGCTGGCCGACGGCGCCACGCTCTCCGACGTGGTGATCGGCGCACCCGCCGCCGACGGGGTGCACTGCCTGGGTGCCTGCACCCTGCGCAACGTGGTCTGGGAGGACGTCGGCGAGGACGCGGCCACCTTCAAGGGCGAGGACGCGGGCGCGACGATGACGATCGAAGGCGGCAGCGCGGCCCGCGCCGAGGACAAGGTGTTCCAGCACAACGGCGCGGGCACGGTGATCATCCGGAACTTCGCGGTCTCCGGCTTCGGCAAGCTGTACCGGGCCTGTGGGAACTGCGGCAACAACCCGCAGGAGCGGCACGTCCGGCTGGAGAACGTCACCGCGACCGCTCCGGGCGGCAGCCTCGCCGGCATCAACGTCAACTACGGCGACACCGCGACGTTCAGCGGTATCACCGTGGCAGGCGACCGTGAGATGGAGATCTGCGGCTGGTACGAAGGTGTCACCGACGGCGAACCCGACCACGTCGGCAGCGGGCCGAGCGACCAGTGCAAGTACGACCCGGACGACATCAGGTACGAGTGA
- a CDS encoding DUF4186 domain-containing protein — protein sequence MDDIDDRIDVIARHPFRAKFHLRGRERATAELRDMRTLRLHARELIFKRLAPAAPYKDGKQTPYRGHPVFVAQHATATCCRTCLQRWHDVPKGRELTREEQTYVVDVICRWIERELAA from the coding sequence ATGGACGACATCGACGACCGGATCGACGTGATCGCCCGGCACCCGTTCCGGGCGAAGTTCCACCTGCGCGGGCGGGAACGGGCGACCGCCGAGCTGCGCGACATGCGCACGTTGCGCCTGCACGCGCGGGAGTTGATCTTCAAGCGGCTGGCGCCCGCGGCGCCGTACAAAGACGGGAAGCAAACGCCCTACCGGGGTCATCCGGTGTTCGTCGCACAGCACGCGACGGCGACCTGCTGCCGTACGTGCCTGCAACGCTGGCACGACGTCCCGAAGGGACGCGAGCTGACCAGGGAAGAGCAGACCTACGTCGTCGACGTCATCTGCCGCTGGATCGAACGGGAACTCGCGGCCTGA